One stretch of Pandoraea oxalativorans DNA includes these proteins:
- a CDS encoding peroxidase-related enzyme, whose translation MSEIIRSHGFTNESLDWDAWLDVVELEKATPEQVAVLEESHPKAKTSDYYLFLVHQPEILRQRSAAFNAIMYAPGGMPRAERELSTTVVSRINGCVYCASVHAQRFEQLAKRNDVIREVFDEPRTAGTTDREKAIAQFSIALTETPGDVRPAQLQALRDVGLTDAEILDLIHSIAIFAWANRLMLNLGEPVFPETVAAV comes from the coding sequence ATGAGCGAAATCATCCGTTCGCATGGATTTACCAACGAGTCGCTCGACTGGGACGCCTGGCTCGATGTGGTCGAACTCGAGAAGGCGACGCCGGAGCAGGTAGCGGTGCTGGAAGAAAGTCATCCGAAGGCCAAGACATCGGATTATTACCTCTTCCTCGTGCATCAACCGGAGATCCTTCGTCAACGTTCTGCGGCGTTCAATGCCATCATGTACGCGCCGGGCGGCATGCCGCGCGCTGAGCGCGAACTATCGACGACGGTCGTCTCGCGTATCAACGGATGCGTGTATTGCGCATCGGTGCATGCGCAGCGATTCGAGCAGTTGGCGAAACGTAACGACGTCATCCGTGAAGTGTTTGATGAACCGCGCACAGCAGGGACGACGGATCGCGAAAAAGCGATTGCGCAGTTCTCGATTGCGCTGACGGAGACGCCTGGCGATGTGCGTCCGGCGCAGTTGCAGGCGTTGCGCGACGTCGGCCTGACCGATGCGGAGATCCTCGACCTGATCCACTCCATCGCCATCTTCGCGTGGGCCAACCGTCTGATGCTGAATCTAGGCGAACCGGTGTTCCCGGAGACGGTAGCGGCGGTCTGA
- the aac(6') gene encoding aminoglycoside 6'-N-acetyltransferase, with amino-acid sequence MPHLQFHIKPIGTDELTPWRSLRKDLWPQASEAEHRQETEELLSQPERYLAVIAMSPDGDALGFAEASIRRDYVNGCDTSPAVFLEGVYVSPLSRRMGVARALCTSVEQWGVLQGCEEFASDTDINNVDSQRLHKALGFAETERVVFFRKRCRTGTTR; translated from the coding sequence ATGCCCCATCTGCAATTTCACATCAAACCGATCGGCACTGACGAACTTACGCCCTGGCGTTCGCTAAGGAAAGATCTTTGGCCTCAAGCGAGTGAAGCCGAGCATCGGCAAGAGACCGAAGAATTGCTGTCGCAGCCAGAACGCTACTTAGCGGTCATTGCCATGTCTCCGGACGGAGACGCCTTGGGATTTGCGGAGGCGTCGATACGACGCGACTACGTCAACGGCTGCGACACATCCCCTGCCGTCTTTCTCGAAGGCGTCTACGTTAGCCCTTTGTCTCGACGTATGGGTGTCGCGCGCGCCCTATGTACATCGGTCGAGCAGTGGGGTGTCTTGCAAGGATGTGAGGAGTTTGCGTCCGACACCGACATCAACAATGTCGACTCCCAGAGGCTCCACAAGGCACTTGGCTTCGCGGAAACCGAACGCGTCGTTTTCTTCAGGAAGCGTTGCCGCACTGGCACGACGCGTTGA